The Chitinophaga sp. H8 genome contains a region encoding:
- the xerD gene encoding site-specific tyrosine recombinase XerD: MWEIDRKGFKAYLQLEKAMSANSIEAYLRDVEKLEQYLSGSNQPISPAQVTLDHLHDCVQWIAALGMTATSQARIIAGIKAFYRYLLLEDRITHDPSQLLEAPKIQRKLPDVLSFEEIEQLIAQVRLDKAEGHRNKAILETMYSCGLRVSELINLKISQLHFDVGFINVIGKGNKERLVPIGRDAIRYITLYLDDRRKIAIKKGQEDILFLNRRGSALSRVMIFLMIKELTSMAGITKQVSPHTFRHSFATHLVEGGADLRAVQEMLGHESITTTEIYTHLDREYLRDTLQRYHPRF, from the coding sequence ATGTGGGAAATTGACCGAAAAGGATTCAAAGCATATCTGCAACTGGAAAAGGCCATGTCAGCCAATTCCATTGAAGCTTATCTCCGTGATGTAGAAAAGCTGGAGCAATACCTGTCAGGGAGCAATCAACCCATTTCCCCTGCCCAGGTAACACTTGATCACCTGCACGATTGTGTGCAGTGGATTGCTGCACTTGGCATGACCGCCACTTCCCAGGCGCGGATCATTGCGGGCATCAAAGCATTTTACAGATACTTATTACTGGAAGACAGGATCACCCATGACCCCTCTCAACTGCTGGAAGCGCCTAAGATACAGCGCAAGCTGCCGGATGTACTCAGCTTTGAGGAGATCGAACAGTTGATCGCGCAGGTAAGACTGGATAAAGCAGAAGGCCACCGTAATAAAGCCATCCTGGAAACAATGTATAGTTGTGGATTACGGGTAAGTGAGCTGATCAATCTCAAAATATCGCAATTACATTTTGATGTAGGTTTTATTAATGTGATTGGTAAAGGCAATAAAGAGCGACTGGTGCCCATTGGCCGGGATGCTATCCGGTATATTACCCTTTACCTGGACGACCGCAGAAAGATAGCCATCAAGAAAGGACAGGAAGATATTCTTTTCCTCAACCGCCGCGGCAGTGCATTAAGCCGGGTAATGATTTTCCTGATGATCAAAGAGCTGACCAGCATGGCTGGCATTACCAAGCAGGTTTCCCCTCACACCTTCCGGCATTCCTTTGCCACCCATTTAGTGGAAGGGGGAGCTGATCTGAGAGCTGTTCAGGAAATGCTGGGGCATGAAAGCATCACCACTACAGAAATATACACCCATCTGGACCGGGAATATCTCCGGGATACCTTACAGCGCTACCATCCCCGTTTTTAG